The nucleotide window ATGCTTTACTACACTTGGTTCCCCTGAGCAGTGCAGTCGCGGTCTTGATACTGAACTGGAGTCAACATTTTGTGGGACCTTCTTTCACGCTCTCTACTACGCTACAATTTGTCGCCAAATTACAAGAGCTTCTGATGCAGGCATCCCTTGCTGAGATCGTCTTAAGCATCGTTCGTTCACAAATTATGGAAGGATATTTGCCTTTAGGTGCGCTGTCAGCATCTACACAGGCGATGCAAATATCCTACCTCTGGTCGCTCGATCTACTGGCTGCAGTGACATCTCAGTCCTTCTGCGGGCGGCGGAAAGCGCTGTTTGTTTGTCTGGTTCCTTTGTTAATCCTTTTGACAGCTCTTGTTGGGCCGTCGAGCGCTGTTTTGATGATTCCACGGGCAGGAATGTCAAGCAGACCAATTGTTCTGCACTGGCGATCCACGAGCGATGAAGATGCCATGTTCCCCTCTCGACTAGATAACAGGCAAAATTTGACATTGTGAGCAAAAAAAAGCGCAACGCATTATGACCAGCGTTGACAGAGTGCAGTAACTTGGATCGTTTTTCCACAACTTACGCATTCGCGGAAGAATCACAGACAGAGTATACCAGCACTCAAATCTATTACAATGGAAACGACACGATGGTACACTTGACCTCACGAGCTTTGCTTTATATCATGACGGAGAAGGAGGTTCCAAACGGCCAAGGCAATTTCCTGGTACGCTCCGCAAACGCCACCATCCCGACCCAGCTCAGTGCACAGGTCTTATACCAGATTCCTGTCATGAAAGATGGCGGTACTTGGATCCCTGGGATTGATATCATAAGATCGGTTAAATTACCACGTGTTACAGTCACAGCGCACTGCTTAAATGCAGACAACACTCGACAAACGACATTGGATACGCCAGTCACCTACTCTCTGGACGACGGTGCTTCTATCGGCACTATTTCCAGTCTGAGGAACCTAATTCAGCATTTTCTCGACCATGGCGGCTCTCGAGACACACCAGTCAACGCTATACCACCGGTCTGGGTTGCTTCGCCTGAACCCGGTTCCTCTTCAGTTGTTGGCAGCTTCATTCAAAACAATTGCGCCAGCCTGGAGCGATACGTGATTTTGGATTTACTACTCAACAAATTCAATCAATCTACGCCGTTGTCCGGTCCTTGTTTGTACACAAAGACATGTACAGTAGCCGCTTTCTGGGAGCCGTCTCAACACGAACTTGCAGCGGAAGGCGGTTCATGGGTAGTCCGTACAGGCTCGCTTTCGAACTTGGATCATGGTTTACCCAAAACTGCACGCCCAATTTCCGCTGACCTCGACAGCATCACTGGCTTGAACACTCCGTCATTTGGCGCCATGATATCCAAAGATTTTCAAAGTGACAGCACCAGACTAGCTGTTGCGTTGGCTACCGTCTTTTCCGAAATCCCTTGGAGAGAGCAGATACAAAGCGCATCTGGAAATGAACAGTATACAGTGATTGAGATTGCCTTAACGCGTCTTGGCTACGGATATGAAACATCATCCACATCTACACGCTTATCGCTAATCGTTATCATGGCATACTGCATATTCGCTGTCGGATACATAACATACATGCTCAGTAGCGGCCACACATCTACGGCATGGAATTCGGCAACTGAGATCATTGTTCTTGCGTTGCAGTCAAAGCGCAGTGAGCATTTGCGCCATGTTTCGGCTGGCATCAACTCCATAGAAACATATCAGGAGCCTGTTGGGATACGAGTTAGTGATCGCAATGATCTGGAATTGGTGTTCGAGCGTGATCAAAGTAACCAGTTGCGGAAATTAAGAAGGGTTGGGCTGAACAAGGCATATTAGGTTGCAAATGCCCTAGGTGCTATAGATAAGAACCGTAAACAAAAGGTGTAGAGTGCTGTTGCACGGTTGAGTACGGGTGTTGTTAACAGAAATTAGGAGAGTATGTATGTGTTGTATTGATTGTAACGTGTTCCACGGGCGAGCGccgcaccccaccaactttcGCATCTTCAAAGTAACGCATCTTAACAACACAATTATACAATTTATAGAAATCTGTAGAGTAGATTAGGCTATATCTATAGTATCTTTTTTACATGTACGTAAGTTATGCCTACTCAGGTATGGCGACACGGAACACCCCCTATTCCAAAATTATGTAAGGGGCTACGCTCAGGGAGCAATCGCACAGGTATACTGGAGTTGTATTCGATAGGGAAGAGAACTACAAGCTATCTCGTGCTGAAGGTTATTCGGGGAGCGGCCGGAATAACCTTCTACCTATGGACTGTGCGGATGGTCTAAGCGTCGTTCAGACGCGTGTGGTTGCTCTGTGCGTCTCGCACACGTGACCGAGATATCATCGAGGATTCACCCACTGGGCTCTAGCCCATCACAAATTAAACCCTTTCAGGAAATTGTGATCGCCAGTCCTACGAACACCACAACCTTCTTCCCTTCGCCGCATGATCAACTCTTCTAGCACCTCTATCTAGTCCTTTGGGTCCTCTTGTCTATACATCTAGCCCATTCTTTAGGGCTTTCCCTTTGTCGCGTCGCTGTCGATGCAAGCGTCTGTTGTTAGGGCGATGCCTGACGTAAGCCACCGTCTCGAGAATGTCAGAGAATACCTTACAAGGCACAATCTTTTCATGAACGAGCCAGAACCAGTCATTAACTTATAGCTTTGTTAGGGCCGCGTCCTTTTTCTCTAAACGCTctaacatgatccatgggcgagcggcgcacacgggcgagcggcgcaccccaccaacttttgcaactttaaagcgatgcatctcaacaacgcgataatattattgctagatattgatacagtagattactctatattaatagtatcagtcttgcatgtgcgcgagttgtgcccagtctccttgcacctagtgcagcgcctttgagcccgctggctgaggcctgatcgcgctcctccttgacgctcttcatgagcaatctgctggtcagcctcattttgagccagtatatcctctccagctccctttgtgagtactccatgcttctgtatacgccttttagagcgccgcctacgctctgaggctgcgctattggccttctcaagactagagatccgatcgcgcatcagctcagcagagagcatcatcacctcggcgcccttctttagctggtcaatcgccataataattgaagctggtgatgagctcttgtgctggcgcacgcgctcacgtattaggcttgactgagcctcaagctcacgcgcgttgctcggcgtttgagctacccagggagcctctggcagagctgctggaggagtaggtgtacgcagttgtacatctacctttgatagaacagcctctggttgtagaggaacaaggcctgcgccgcggaaggctgagcagatattggctggcgtgaacgcttgatcaaatgctgccttgaacgctggcagaaactctagcttggtgatgtggttgatgtggttgcgcataaggctctccacctcacggctgtacgcgcgcttcaatggcgagaagcagccaacatcaagtggctggagtaggtgagatgagtgaggaggcatacagagcgtatggatattgttctccttgcagagctcctggaactctagagattggtggctcttatggccatcaataataagcaggcgacgcgcgcctacactacgagcctgcgtgtgagcgttgaagtgctttagccactcaactccaagctcattattcgtccagccattatcgctgactgcgatcgcccagtcgcgtgggatctcagcttccttataccaggctgataggtggtactggccagcgaagatgaggaacggtgggactgaccagccagcagcgctgatagcagcgatcagcgttacccactcgcgattgcctggctgaatactcttcggcctgcctctcctctctgctcctgttataactagctgcgttgtaatcttgcccatcataaagccagcttcatcaaagttgtagacgtcctcatcgcagatacctagctcagcctttgtctcttctacaagcttaaaccacctctttattaatgttgcatcctcacaaagagctctctgcctatcgtacgcttggttgaaacacgtccgaagactgtctgtacgcttaacaaaggtagatggccagttgactccaacctgctctccaccacgcgcagccagcagcttatcagccatatcacgtacagctgtgtaggtaggcgcaaatccacgcagatctagctgaagtatatagctaataatcacctcctcttctctctgggtaagcttccttgagttgggcgggcaatcgcgtcgggcaggtataccagcgcgtcggcggcggagcgttgtttcggctacgttgtagactactgcagcagtacgggtaccttggatctggtgcgcattaatagatgagatagcaagctgaatatctgcttcatttgatagtaattgagtagcgctgcgttgagccattgtagattaagatcagtaaggtgagtaaagttggtggggtgcgccgctcgcccgtgtgcgccgctcgcccatggatcatgttatCAGCTAACGTGCCCGTGCGCAGCGCGCACGGATTCGCAGCGCGCACGCCGAACACCATCTGCTCAATCTCAAGAATGAGGCTGTACAACGCCACACAATAGCTCAATATTGATTAAAACGTGGTGTAGcagtaattagatgcttgcgatcaacttgtactatctatatttttGCGGGAGGCTGACGTTGCGACCACGTAATGTGACTTTAGGTAGAGCAGCAGATGGCCCATCTCGAGCTTGATCACCAGCGTGAGCAGCGCTagcgcgtttttgacgcttgttaCTTGATAAGGTTACTTGTGAGGCTTTAcgcttgcgttgttgagcttgttggatagtttttttctggtgttgagcttcaactttgcgcgcgcgttcagctgctttctcagctcgctcaagctcctTCGCTTCCTTgagcctctgcctctccacacgcctctGCTCGAGCTCAACTTGACGCTGCAGCTGAGCCTCCTtacgctgcttcttggcctgtgctttttggagtttctcctccgtctcatctcgctcccgtactgcttctctagctcgagcctcacgcaacttgcgaggagaccagaagacagagccaccgtgatactcctggcgctgttgaaggtcaagagctttgcccttcttcttatgcttctttttatgttgaagagcctctTCTAAACCATCTACTTTATGGTTTAAAAGCTCATTCTGaacagagagatggtgaacgcttgagcgtagctttcttgccttatactgatggctatcagTGACAGCAGCTCGAACTAATCGATCAAGCTTTCTCCAatcatgatcagagagccctgatgatgagcttctctcagcttctggcgtgctggCAAATCTACGGAGGATAACGTTGGCGTCCATTggccagatcccagtggcttcgaaggccttcaatatgagACTCTCcgtgaaggaggatatccaggcgctccagaagagtgggaaaaagtcccctttcttgattggagcgaggccttgagccttatggagatggttagtgagctcgttggagtaggcctgagagagtggcttgaacagcaccACATcgagcggctggagcgtgtgggttgaatggggaggaaggattATGAGGAGGATCCTGTGGCGATCACAGTAGTCgataaactccatcgtgacatgagatccatggccatcaaggatgagcaatcgccatctccctgatcgctgctttgtatagcgatcaaacacctgctcaagccaagctaggcctacgtcatcgtttgaccagcctgttggagatgatgagataAAGACCTTATGCTCTCCTGCCTTAATATCCTCTACCCAACTTGATCGTATAGCTCCTTTcttagctgcgtagataagggctggaggcagcgagctcccatcagcgcagcagcaggccaggactgtcagaaactcgcgtgatccatcctggagagatgctcgaacctccttcttctcccactgacgcctgctgaatatcctcttGCTTCTGCCTACTAAGCCAAtcaagaagcccttctcatccatattgtatatatctcgagcctctaggtggTATTGGGCGATCTTTTcatgcagcagctcgaagtagagtctatactttgactcagaatcagccaggtggcgcgtacgatccatggcgctggtccactttgagataagatggatctcgtgtcggttgatgaagcgagtaacccagctctcgctgagctgctgatgggctacttctgatgagaaattcctaATCATCTCCCTTGTAGGGGGTAGGCCTTGCTTGGTAAGCTTAGTGATATACCGtacaagctctagctcttgaTGTGGCGCGAGGGATTGTTTGTCGGCTGTATAGTCGGCTCTCGAGCGTGAAACGCCTCGGTGTCTTCGGCTCAACGCACTCCTTGATACGTTGTACTTATCAGCATATTGCTGGTATACAATTTTATCTCCAAGCTCTCCCGATTCGATTGCTGCTAACGCTTTGTCAATAGCTGCCATGCTGGTTGAGTTATGACGCGTTGAagtttgtaggtgtttcagtgttttggtgttcggcgTGCGCGCTGCGAATCCGTGCGCGCTGCGCACGGGCACGTTACCTACTCAACACCCCGCTTCAACACCCTACCTCAACACCCTGCCTCAACGCCCTGCCTCAACGCCTCGGATCCACTTCAAGCCCGACTTCCACCGGCCCCATGCCTACTATCAGCAAAAAGAACTCGAACAAAGAGTATCGTGAGAGAATAAAAGAGCGCACCAGAGCAGGACACTGTGGCTACAGCCTTTCATGTCCAGATGCACCCGGACAACACACATATTGTGAATTTCACCGTCGCCATCGAGCTACTAAGCAAAGAGCAAAGCGCGCTGAGAATATCCACAGGCACGCATCGACAACTAGTCTAGAAGATTCTCGCGACGTGACGCGCCAAGCTCCATCGGCTCCACAAGCACAAGCAGCATTGCCCACGCGCGCTGTCCATGCGCCAAACGTATCGTGGCAGAAACTATTTTGGGTTTCTTTCCCTGACACAAAGCGACTCGACGAGACGGCCACTCTCGCTATTCAGCTTTTCCCCGAGGACCGCGAGAGCCTTGGTCACGATCCCTGGCTAGCAGAAGCCTGTTCGATGACATTGCACAACACTGTCATACCGTCTGGTAACGAGGACTGCTTCATACACCAAGGCCTAGTCACGGCACTAGCCACGAAAGCACTGGCTCAGATTTCCGTCGATGCGCATACATGGGACTGGCTGGCAACCCAACTCCAAGGGAACCTACTGTCCAGGTCCTGCACAGATAAAGATGGGAATGCGCTGCACGGCATACTATTCCTGCATTGGACCACCAACGAGCCCACGAACCCCACCCTAGACAAGGTCTACAGCAAGGTACGCCTGTTAAAACACATCCACCCAGCATCGTTTCGCGTCTACCCAAacgagaatgaagccgaGCAAGAGAGGAACAAGCTAGGGGACATTCGGGCCTTAGACGAAGTCGCTTCTTCGTCGCCGCAAGAGTTTTCTTACCGGCCCAGGACATGCTATGGGCATGGTCCATGCAAGCTCCGCGATTACCAGACAACGGTCCACAAGAGGACACAGAGTGGCTGCGCGATGCACGTCCATGTTCGGAAACGTGGAGACCATCATGAACTTACCTGTCAGCCAGAGGCGCAAATGCTGGAGACTACGTCGCAGAACAGCCGAGGTCGGAAAAAGAAACCGATAGTGGCGTCAAAGTCATCTAGGACACCAGCACATAGTGCTGATCATTCGGCACATTGGTTCCACCAAGAGTTCGTCCCGTCACTACAGAGCTGTGAGTTTCGAGTCTTCATTGCCACTGAACCAAGCAAAAAAGGCATCCGAGGTCGGATTGGTCAGGTTATTGCCATTGCGAAGACTTCCTTTAATAGTGATACACAAGCACTCGCGGTACGAGAGTTCCTTCCAGAAGACTTAGAGCCCGCATTGACCCGGTTGGATCTCGTTCGATTTGCCCTCTTTGTCTTTGAGAGGCTACGCGCGCGACCAGACAGTATGATCTTCTTTGAGTCTCTCGAAGTTGGCGTGCGTCTTGATATCGGCGTTGCCAACACTAGGACTGCTAAAAAGGCTTTCTTTGTAAACGAAATCACACGGTGGTACGGAGCACACTACTTCTCTTATCACATCTGCGCAGAACCAAAGACGCAAATATGCAAGGCGTTTGCGGGTGCCTTTGCCATGGTTATTAACTCTGGTACGGGGTGCGTATCCTAGTCATGTTGTACTCCTGCACGCGACTCCTGTGATAGTCCGGTGTGCTCCTATAGAGAACAAGGGTCTTTTTATAAGTAGGGTCCGGTTTTACGGAGTTATTAAATTATGCCAAGCCATGATTGCAGTCAGTATTGTAAATCAAGGCGGTGTTTCTAGTATAGGTTTAAGTGAATCCCGTGTGCTCTACCGCTGGAGTTGTGAGAGTCACTGTAATGATAAAAGGCCGGTACAAGACTAACAAAACTCCATCTAGCTACCACCCGCTTTAGCGTTAGCCTTACCGTGTCTGCACAAAATGAGCTGGTTCGAGTAATGAGTCAcccacaacatcaacacaTATACACAAAACACATCATAACTTCACCCCGATGGATTCAATTCAAAACGCAATTCGAGGTATCAAATCACGTAAAGATGCTGCATCTTCTTAGCTATCGCGACAAGGCAAAAAAAGTATAGAGTTGATCGGACGACACTCGCTCGAAGGCATAAGGACTAACGCCAGCCCCGCATGCACACCTACCTTTCCTTCCGCCCAAAACACGAGATACAGCTTATACGATACTTCTGGGCAAAGCTGACGCCAAGGTTCATCTGATATCGTTTCTCGTTTGCTCTATCTAATGCTGGATACTGCTTAATCTGACTTTATTTTTGAAGTTAAGATGTGTCCTCCAGCTCTACGAATTGCTTCTGCAGTATGTCATGATCTCTGTCTTTCTGT belongs to Pyrenophora tritici-repentis strain M4 chromosome 10, whole genome shotgun sequence and includes:
- a CDS encoding TolA, Membrane protein involved in colicin uptake; protein product: MAAIDKALAAIESGELGDKIVYQQYADKYNVSRSALSRRHRGVSRSRADYTADKQSLAPHQELELVRYITKLTKQGLPPTREMIRNFSSEVAHQQLSESWVTRFINRHEIHLISKWTSAMDRTRHLADSESKYRLYFELLHEKIAQYHLEARDIYNMDEKGFLIGLVGRSKRIFSRRQWEKKEVRASLQDGSREFLTVLACCCADGSSLPPALIYAAKKGAIRSSWVEDIKAGEHKVFISSSPTGWSNDDVGLAWLEQVFDRYTKQRSGRWRLLILDGHGSHVTMEFIDYCDRHRILLIILPPHSTHTLQPLDVVLFKPLSQAYSNELTNHLHKAQGLAPIKKGDFFPLFWSAWISSFTESLILKAFEATGIWPMDANVILRRFASTPEAERSSSSGLSDHDWRKLDRLVRAAVTDSHQYKARKLRSSVHHLSVQNELLNHKVDGLEEALQHKKKHKKKGKALDLQQRQEYHGGSVFWSPRKLREARAREAVRERDETEEKLQKAQAKKQRKEAQLQRQVELEQRRVERQRLKEAKELERAEKAAERARKVEAQHQKKTIQQAQQRKRKASQVTLSSNKRQKRASAAHAGDQARDGPSAALPKVTLRGRNVSLPQKYR